The region CACATTTAATTACAATCCATTAAGGCCTTTGTTCTCTTCCAAAATACTTAAATAATAAGTAGGTTCATCAAATAAACGATTCAAAATTTCAGAATACTGTTTTGTTGGTATATCTCCATCTGCATAGCGCGTAAATGTATGCTCGCCCCAGCCTAATAGTATTGATAGAGGACGTTTGCAAATTGCATAGCGTTCAGGAATTGCTTGAATCTTTTAAAGTGAGATAATTCCGTTCTCTTTACGATAAACATCATAAAGCGCTTTCAAATTAGAATCACCAATTTCTGGAACATCTACATACGCTCCACATTTGGCACATTTGGCTTCCTTACCAATATTGCGGTAGTGAAAGTAACGGATTTTCCAGTCATTTTCTTTTCTTCTACGATGTACTGAACATCGTCTCTGCATTCTTCGCAAAACACACTACTTACGTTCATCATAACTCACCCCTTAAGCTCCTATCGAAATAGATAATCAATCAGCTTGCTTCGCTCTCTATACTAATTAGTACATTTTACAGATGCCATCTAAAAATTCTGGTACTTTTTCAAGTCTTTGAAATTAACATATTCAACGCCATTCAGTTTTGGATAAGATTGGCCTGTGTAAATAATTTTAGGATTCTTGGCAGTTTTTTCCGCTTCCACAAAAGATAGTAAGTGCCTTGAAAATGACCTATTAGGAGTCATTGCCGTTTTTATTTCAAATGGATATAAAATATCTTCTTTCCTTACAATCAAATCAACTTCAACTCCCTTTTCAGTTCGCATATAGAATAGATTAGGATTTTGGTTTTCATTCAGCCGAGATTTTAAGACCTCAGAAACAATTAAATTTTCAAAAAGATTGCCTCTTAATGGGTCTCTATTTGCTTGATTTTCCGTTTTGATTCCTAATAAGTATGAAGCCAAGCCTATTTCAGTGAAATAAATTTTAGGGGATTTAATCTGGCGTTTCGCAATATTAGAAAAATAAGGTTGCAATTTATAAACGATATACGAAGCTTCAAGCACCGATAACCATTCAGATAAAGTCGTAGATGAAACCCCAACTTCTCCTGATAAAGCAGCAAAATTTACAACTTGGCCCACTCTACCTGCAAGCAAAGTTAGAAATCTGAGAAATTTATCCAGGTTCTTAATTTCTAACATAGCACGTAAATCTTTTTCGACATAGGTATTCAAATAATCACGATAATAAACTAGGCTTTCTCTCGCATTTTCCCTATATAGTTCCGGCATAAAGCCCTTAATTAATAAATTATCCGTAGATAATCCCTCTAAGACCCCTTCCTCTGCAAGTTCAGCCATACTTAGCGGCAGTAAAGTTAAAATACTGGTTCTGCCTGCTAATGATTGGTCAATCTCTTTTTGCAAACTTGGTTGGTGACTTCCCGTCAGAATAAAGCGGCCGTTCTTAGCTCTATCTTCATCAACCATAGCTTGTATCGCTGAAAGAAGTTCAGGCACGCGTTGAACTTCATCGATAATTAGTGGTTCTTTATAGGTTGCAAAAAAGCCTCTGTAATCTTCGATGGCTAACATCCTATTAACAGGATCTTCTAAATTGACATAAGTGTATTCTTTGAAACAATCTTTCACCAATGTGGTTTTCCCAGACTGTCTAGGTCCAATTATTGTTACCACAGGCACTTGCTTTGTAAGTTGAATTAATTTGCTCGCTATTTTTCGTTTGATCAT is a window of Amygdalobacter nucleatus DNA encoding:
- a CDS encoding ATP-binding protein translates to MIKRKIASKLIQLTKQVPVVTIIGPRQSGKTTLVKDCFKEYTYVNLEDPVNRMLAIEDYRGFFATYKEPLIIDEVQRVPELLSAIQAMVDEDRAKNGRFILTGSHQPSLQKEIDQSLAGRTSILTLLPLSMAELAEEGVLEGLSTDNLLIKGFMPELYRENARESLVYYRDYLNTYVEKDLRAMLEIKNLDKFLRFLTLLAGRVGQVVNFAALSGEVGVSSTTLSEWLSVLEASYIVYKLQPYFSNIAKRQIKSPKIYFTEIGLASYLLGIKTENQANRDPLRGNLFENLIVSEVLKSRLNENQNPNLFYMRTEKGVEVDLIVRKEDILYPFEIKTAMTPNRSFSRHLLSFVEAEKTAKNPKIIYTGQSYPKLNGVEYVNFKDLKKYQNF